The genomic region GCGAATTCGGCCTTTATCACCGGCCTGTGTGTAATCATGGTGCCGTTTCTTATGTGGGCGGGCGGTGCGCCGCCCAGGAGAAAGCATGCGGCGGGAGCACTAATTTCCGCCGCCGGTCTTTTCTGGATCACCGGTGCGGATATCGCCGAGGTGGGGCAGGGAGATTTATTCACTTTGGTTTGCGCCTTTTTTTTCGCCTTGCACATCATTTGTCTTGGTGTATTTGGCAAGAGGGTGAATGTCCTGGGATTGTTTGCGGTTCAACTTTTAGTCGCGGCGATATTGGCCGTTGGCGCGGCCGTTTTTTGGGGCGGGCCTGTGAGGTGGAGTGCCGAGGTTGTCCTTGCTCTTGGGGTGACAGGAATTTTCGCGACTTCGGCTGCTTTTTTTCTCCAGACATGGGCGCAGAGCCGCCTTGAGCCTGTTCGTGCTTCTATTTGGATATTGGCTGAGCCGCTTTTTGCGCTGGGATTCGGGGTCGTAATTCTAGGGGAGTTTCCGGCCTATCTGGGGCTTGTGGGCGCGGCGATTATTTTTTTGGGTGTAATTGTGGCGGAAGTCGGAGATCGCCTGGCTCCGCGATTGTTGAATGTTTGAT from Nitrospinaceae bacterium harbors:
- a CDS encoding DMT family transporter, which translates into the protein MRSDKLPIAALLCAALIWGATFSLVKKALLDVDALSFLGFRFVVALVSFAVVVVWLPNRRVLVEMTSRQWGMGIATGTALYGGFVFQTLGLRFTSAANSAFITGLCVIMVPFLMWAGGAPPRRKHAAGALISAAGLFWITGADIAEVGQGDLFTLVCAFFFALHIICLGVFGKRVNVLGLFAVQLLVAAILAVGAAVFWGGPVRWSAEVVLALGVTGIFATSAAFFLQTWAQSRLEPVRASIWILAEPLFALGFGVVILGEFPAYLGLVGAAIIFLGVIVAEVGDRLAPRLLNV